In Leucobacter insecticola, one DNA window encodes the following:
- a CDS encoding metalloregulator ArsR/SmtB family transcription factor has translation MTTPSPQTPLAARAISPKIATSLADTLKALADPLRLRLVSAIAATSNGDCCVCDLTAIADVSQPTVSHHLKKLKDAELLTSERRGTWVHYQIAPARRAEVMALLSAVTPLEEAVDAENETARVEALRTMDARVTRLAEQLAAELSDLHPDVIMTIVRESYAGLARTATVTQHLIPLTERFARQRLADLVRDRAVAPPQVLFVCVGNSGRSQLAAALTNQLSGGRVIARSAGSRPAASIDPDVRVLLQDIAGDDVDALYPKPLTDDAVRAADVVVTMGCGDVCPVIPGVNYEDWAVGDPALASPEGTAAIRDDIAAHVRTLLDTLLVPQATEITGKVPS, from the coding sequence ATGACCACTCCAAGCCCACAGACCCCGCTTGCGGCTCGGGCCATTAGCCCAAAGATTGCGACATCGCTCGCCGACACCCTGAAGGCCCTCGCCGATCCGCTGCGCCTGCGGCTCGTCTCCGCGATCGCTGCCACTTCCAATGGCGATTGCTGTGTGTGTGACCTTACGGCTATCGCCGATGTCTCCCAGCCGACCGTGTCACACCATCTCAAGAAGCTGAAGGATGCCGAGCTGTTGACGTCTGAGCGTCGGGGTACCTGGGTGCACTACCAGATCGCGCCGGCGCGCCGGGCGGAGGTGATGGCGCTACTGAGCGCGGTGACCCCGCTCGAGGAAGCTGTAGACGCCGAGAATGAGACCGCGCGCGTCGAGGCGCTGCGCACCATGGATGCGCGGGTGACGCGCCTCGCCGAGCAACTCGCGGCAGAACTCAGTGATCTGCACCCCGATGTCATTATGACGATCGTGCGTGAGTCATATGCCGGCCTCGCGCGCACCGCGACGGTGACGCAGCATCTGATTCCGCTGACCGAGCGTTTCGCGCGGCAGCGCCTCGCTGATTTGGTGCGGGATCGCGCGGTTGCGCCCCCGCAGGTGCTGTTTGTGTGCGTCGGTAACTCCGGGCGATCACAGCTCGCTGCCGCGCTGACGAACCAGCTGTCGGGCGGCCGGGTGATTGCGCGATCCGCCGGATCACGGCCCGCCGCGAGTATCGATCCGGATGTGCGGGTGCTGCTTCAGGATATCGCGGGTGATGACGTTGACGCCCTGTACCCGAAGCCGCTCACCGACGACGCCGTGCGTGCCGCCGATGTGGTCGTGACGATGGGCTGCGGAGATGTGTGCCCGGTGATTCCCGGGGTCAACTATGAGGATTGGGCGGTCGGAGATCCCGCGCTTGCGTCGCCCGAGGGCACCGCGGCCATTCGCGACGACATTGCCGCCCACGTGCGCACCTTGCTCGACACGCTGCTCGTGCCGCAGGCTACTGAAATAACAGGAAAGGTACCTTCATGA
- a CDS encoding arsenate reductase ArsC, which yields MTDATPTVLFVCVHNAGRSQMAAGFLRELGAGRIEVRSAGSMPADQLNPVAIEAMAEVGIDIATEAPKVLTPEAVQESDVVITMGCGDACPFFPGKRYEDWKLNDPAGQGIEAVRVIRDEIRDRVRSLIAELV from the coding sequence ATGACCGACGCAACCCCCACGGTGCTCTTCGTGTGCGTACACAATGCGGGCCGTTCGCAAATGGCGGCCGGGTTCCTGCGCGAGCTGGGAGCCGGACGCATTGAGGTGCGCTCGGCGGGGTCGATGCCCGCGGATCAGCTCAACCCGGTCGCGATTGAGGCGATGGCTGAGGTGGGCATCGACATCGCAACCGAGGCCCCGAAAGTGCTCACACCCGAGGCAGTGCAGGAGTCAGACGTGGTGATCACCATGGGCTGCGGCGATGCGTGCCCGTTCTTCCCGGGCAAACGCTACGAAGACTGGAAACTCAACGACCCGGCGGGGCAGGGGATCGAGGCGGTGCGGGTGATCCGCGACGAGATTCGGGATCGCGTGCGGTCGTTGATCGCAGAGCTCGTGTAG
- a CDS encoding thioredoxin family protein has protein sequence MNIKILGPGCANCKNLERATRDALADMGSDATIEKVTEYPAIAAYGVMSTPALVVNEKVLVSGRVPKKAEIVEILSSGQASSAAPEGACACGGEC, from the coding sequence ATGAACATCAAGATCCTCGGACCCGGCTGCGCAAACTGCAAGAACCTCGAGCGCGCCACCCGCGATGCCCTCGCCGATATGGGGAGCGACGCCACCATCGAAAAAGTCACCGAGTATCCGGCCATCGCGGCCTACGGGGTCATGTCTACGCCCGCGCTCGTGGTCAACGAAAAGGTACTCGTATCCGGCCGCGTGCCCAAGAAAGCCGAGATTGTCGAGATCCTGAGCTCCGGCCAGGCTTCGAGTGCGGCCCCAGAGGGTGCCTGCGCCTGCGGTGGTGAATGCTGA
- a CDS encoding permease: protein MSLKLELPFTGKDLRTGQLVWRLAALAAAWVVLYVLNENVWAWLFGDALGLDTGERLWGSIEFFVYDTSKILLLLAGMIFSIGLLRTALRPERIRAWLDGKSLPIALLLAALFGAITPFCSCSSIPLFIGFVAAGVPLSVTLTFLIASPLVNEVAVLMLGNAFGWPVTIAYVLAGLGIAVVIGAILSRFKLDHHVQDFVFGTPTSALHEGGGKITLQQRVDAAAEETRDIFGRVWKWVILGVGVGAVIHGWVPTEFFATYAGPDNPFAVVIATLAGAPLYSNAAGVIPIVEAMYGKGMALGTAMSFMMATVALSLPEFMLLKQVLKPRLLLIFFGSVSIAIMLVGFGFNLFAG, encoded by the coding sequence ATGAGTCTGAAACTTGAACTGCCGTTCACCGGCAAAGACCTGCGCACCGGGCAACTGGTGTGGCGTCTGGCGGCGCTCGCCGCCGCGTGGGTCGTGCTGTACGTGCTGAACGAAAACGTCTGGGCGTGGCTGTTCGGCGACGCGCTGGGCCTCGACACTGGCGAGCGGCTGTGGGGATCGATCGAGTTTTTCGTCTATGACACCTCGAAGATCCTGCTGCTGCTCGCGGGCATGATCTTCAGTATCGGCCTGCTCCGCACCGCGCTGCGGCCCGAGCGGATCCGCGCCTGGCTCGACGGCAAGTCGCTGCCCATCGCACTGCTGCTCGCGGCGCTGTTTGGCGCGATTACGCCGTTCTGCTCGTGCAGTTCCATCCCGCTGTTCATCGGTTTCGTGGCGGCGGGAGTGCCGCTGTCGGTGACGCTGACCTTCTTGATCGCATCGCCGCTCGTCAACGAGGTCGCCGTGCTGATGCTCGGAAACGCGTTCGGTTGGCCGGTGACGATTGCGTACGTGCTCGCGGGGCTCGGCATCGCGGTCGTGATTGGTGCGATCCTGTCTCGATTCAAGCTCGACCACCACGTCCAGGACTTCGTGTTCGGCACGCCCACCTCGGCGCTACACGAGGGCGGAGGAAAGATCACGCTGCAGCAGCGGGTCGACGCCGCGGCCGAGGAAACCCGGGACATCTTCGGGCGGGTGTGGAAATGGGTCATTCTTGGGGTCGGTGTTGGCGCGGTGATTCACGGTTGGGTGCCAACCGAATTCTTTGCCACCTATGCTGGGCCTGATAACCCCTTCGCGGTGGTCATCGCGACCCTCGCAGGGGCGCCGCTGTATTCGAACGCCGCGGGTGTGATCCCGATCGTTGAAGCGATGTACGGAAAAGGTATGGCACTGGGCACGGCGATGAGTTTTATGATGGCAACCGTTGCGCTGTCGCTCCCAGAATTCATGCTGCTGAAACAGGTGCTGAAGCCACGGCTCCTTCTGATCTTCTTTGGCTCGGTGAGCATCGCGATCATGCTCGTTGGCTTTGGCTTCAACCTGTTTGCGGGGTAG
- a CDS encoding GGDEF domain-containing protein has product MSELQRLRITGSSSLFRRHNAHSLYLSSAGLVFSLTFLIDLLLHRYVNNQWLLWALLGVSLVATACAFVLGARVSKAAGLVAAFLLVAALSYYMSLPDDPQSVVSSVQALPLVAFYVGWFVRPGMDYVLMALFGAAFVVALSSNPLVGPEGAVGVSVAVHGMLSFFFCFSAGAYLWRRAERRAVIDPLTGAINRQRLHDRIEHHLRLRKLSSALSLVVIDFDDFKRLNDLEGHAAGDAALRTEVALWRSGVRRQDEVARIGGDEFVLLLPRTSVAEAQVIVARLRKAAKYRWSWGIAESRPDDNATSLLARADAELYAQKRTRKGHDHGTA; this is encoded by the coding sequence GTGAGTGAGCTGCAACGGCTGAGGATAACGGGATCCTCATCGCTATTCAGGCGACACAACGCGCACTCTCTTTATCTCTCGAGCGCCGGGCTCGTCTTTAGCTTGACGTTCTTGATTGATCTCCTCCTTCATCGCTATGTCAACAACCAGTGGCTGCTGTGGGCGCTGCTCGGCGTGAGCCTTGTCGCGACAGCGTGCGCGTTTGTGCTCGGTGCGCGAGTATCGAAGGCCGCGGGCCTCGTCGCGGCTTTCCTGCTTGTGGCGGCGCTCAGCTATTACATGAGCCTCCCGGATGATCCGCAATCTGTCGTGTCCTCCGTGCAGGCGCTCCCGCTGGTCGCGTTTTACGTTGGCTGGTTTGTGCGCCCCGGGATGGACTACGTTCTGATGGCGCTCTTTGGGGCGGCGTTCGTCGTTGCTCTGAGTTCGAACCCGCTGGTTGGGCCAGAGGGTGCGGTCGGAGTCTCGGTGGCGGTGCACGGGATGCTCAGTTTCTTTTTCTGCTTTAGTGCCGGAGCGTATCTGTGGCGTCGCGCAGAGCGCCGAGCAGTCATCGATCCCCTCACCGGGGCGATAAACCGGCAACGGTTGCACGATCGCATCGAGCATCACCTTCGCCTTCGCAAGCTGAGCAGCGCGTTGAGTCTTGTCGTGATTGACTTTGACGACTTTAAGCGGTTGAACGACCTCGAAGGGCACGCCGCTGGTGATGCGGCGCTGCGCACCGAGGTTGCGCTGTGGCGAAGCGGGGTCCGCAGGCAGGACGAGGTCGCGAGAATCGGCGGTGACGAGTTCGTGCTGCTGTTGCCGCGAACCTCTGTCGCGGAGGCGCAGGTTATCGTGGCCCGGCTCCGCAAGGCGGCGAAATATCGGTGGTCGTGGGGCATCGCCGAGTCTCGCCCGGACGACAACGCGACATCTCTGCTCGCGCGCGCCGACGCGGAACTGTATGCGCAGAAGCGGACGCGAAAGGGGCACGATCATGGCACCGCGTGA
- a CDS encoding GGDEF domain-containing protein codes for MAPRERMSQRASDASLRGLWSRVVAWQSPYSVVTSMLACVLALVVVSDLLFGASSTQGYPVVIWLLLYIVAALLPLLLGRRFPRWGGILLVALIESWSIAALLRGGLSDLEISSLLELPMVALYLGWFYRALVGRILMAVSVIGDVALLIAYPGLAQGVVSVRVTVAYALLFAVFCFEGARALRRQGYVQSITDPLTGALNRRGLEVASRRLRRGAESAGESLVVVAIDFDDFRSVNEQGGHGAGDDALRGAVASWQELLGRRRSGLIARLGGDEFALLLRGEVETVDSLLRELKRASSHSWTWGPCHCRGKSLSKTRLPGPIGSCTRQSDPEMLAGPPESTRSGRLSRGRLILTSRHFLPRASQNPKQRTVRGSVRVPGTRPI; via the coding sequence ATGGCACCGCGTGAGCGCATGAGTCAGCGCGCCTCCGACGCGTCCCTGCGCGGGCTATGGTCGCGCGTGGTCGCTTGGCAGAGTCCGTACTCGGTCGTCACCAGCATGCTCGCCTGTGTGCTCGCCTTGGTGGTCGTTTCGGATCTTCTGTTCGGCGCCTCGAGCACGCAGGGATATCCGGTGGTCATTTGGCTGCTGCTGTACATCGTGGCGGCGCTGCTGCCGCTGTTGCTCGGGCGTCGCTTTCCGCGCTGGGGTGGGATCCTCTTGGTGGCGCTGATTGAGAGCTGGTCGATTGCCGCGTTGCTGCGCGGCGGGCTGAGTGACCTCGAAATCAGCTCCTTGCTTGAACTGCCGATGGTCGCTCTCTATCTGGGCTGGTTCTATCGGGCGCTGGTGGGGCGGATCTTGATGGCGGTCAGTGTGATCGGTGACGTGGCGCTGCTGATCGCGTATCCGGGGCTTGCGCAGGGGGTCGTCTCGGTGCGGGTGACCGTGGCGTACGCGCTGCTCTTCGCGGTGTTCTGCTTTGAGGGTGCGCGGGCGCTGCGGCGTCAGGGATATGTGCAGTCGATTACGGATCCCCTCACCGGGGCGCTGAATCGTCGGGGACTTGAAGTCGCGAGTCGCCGTCTGCGCAGGGGGGCCGAAAGTGCCGGCGAATCGCTCGTGGTCGTGGCCATCGACTTTGATGACTTCCGCAGCGTCAATGAGCAGGGCGGCCACGGGGCCGGGGACGATGCGCTCCGTGGGGCGGTGGCGAGCTGGCAGGAGCTTCTGGGACGTCGGCGATCCGGGCTCATCGCGCGTCTGGGCGGCGACGAGTTCGCCCTGCTGTTGCGAGGTGAGGTCGAAACGGTGGATTCCCTGCTTCGGGAATTGAAGCGTGCCTCCTCACATTCCTGGACCTGGGGGCCGTGCCACTGCAGGGGGAAGAGCCTCTCGAAGACGCGATTGCCCGGGCCGATAGGAAGCTGTACGCGGCAAAGCGATCCAGAGATGCTCGCGGGGCCTCCTGAATCAACGCGCAGTGGTAGACTTTCCCGTGGTCGACTTATCTTGACATCGAGACATTTTCTGCCTCGGGCATCTCAAAATCCCAAGCAAAGGACAGTACGTGGATCTGTACGAGTACCAGGCACGAGACCTATTTGA
- the sucC gene encoding ADP-forming succinate--CoA ligase subunit beta, with protein sequence MDLYEYQARDLFERYGVPVLAGITADTPEEARAAAEKIGGVVVVKAQVKVGGRGKAGGVKVAKNADEAFAAAEAILGLDIKGHVVKRVMVAAGADIAEEFYFSVLLDRANRSYLSLCSVEGGMEIEQLAVEKPEALARIEVDPIAGIDAAKAVEIARAAKFPEELVAKVAAVFEKLYAVYAGEDATLVEVNPLVLTGAGEIIALDGKVSLDENAGFRQPAHEALEDKAAEDPLEAKAKAQDLNYVKLDGEVGVIGNGAGLVMSTLDVVAYAGENHGGVKPANFLDIGGGASAEVMAAGLDVILGDPQVKSVFVNVFGGITACDAVANGIVGALAALGASANKPLVVRLDGNNVEEGRKILNDAAHPLVTLAETMDEGADKAAALANAR encoded by the coding sequence GTGGATCTGTACGAGTACCAGGCACGAGACCTATTTGAGCGTTATGGGGTGCCGGTTCTCGCCGGTATCACCGCGGACACGCCAGAAGAGGCTCGCGCTGCCGCAGAGAAGATTGGCGGCGTGGTCGTCGTCAAAGCGCAGGTAAAGGTTGGAGGCCGCGGCAAAGCCGGCGGCGTGAAGGTAGCGAAAAACGCCGACGAGGCGTTTGCTGCTGCAGAGGCAATTCTGGGGCTGGACATCAAGGGGCACGTGGTCAAGCGTGTCATGGTGGCCGCGGGCGCCGATATTGCTGAGGAGTTTTACTTCTCCGTGCTTCTTGACCGGGCGAACCGCTCGTACCTGTCGCTGTGCAGCGTTGAGGGCGGTATGGAAATTGAGCAGCTTGCGGTTGAGAAGCCGGAGGCGCTCGCGCGCATCGAGGTGGATCCGATCGCCGGTATCGATGCCGCAAAGGCGGTCGAGATTGCCCGCGCGGCCAAGTTCCCCGAAGAGCTCGTGGCAAAGGTTGCCGCGGTGTTCGAAAAGCTGTATGCCGTGTATGCGGGTGAGGATGCAACCCTCGTTGAGGTCAACCCGCTCGTGCTGACCGGCGCCGGAGAGATCATTGCGCTTGATGGCAAGGTGTCGCTTGACGAGAACGCTGGCTTCCGTCAGCCCGCGCACGAGGCCCTGGAGGACAAAGCCGCTGAGGATCCGCTGGAGGCGAAAGCCAAGGCTCAGGATCTGAACTACGTGAAGCTCGACGGTGAGGTCGGTGTCATCGGTAACGGTGCCGGGCTCGTGATGTCAACGCTTGATGTCGTCGCCTACGCCGGCGAGAACCACGGCGGTGTGAAGCCCGCGAACTTCCTCGACATCGGTGGTGGCGCCTCCGCCGAGGTGATGGCCGCTGGCCTCGACGTCATCCTTGGTGACCCGCAGGTAAAGTCCGTGTTTGTGAACGTCTTCGGTGGCATCACTGCGTGTGACGCGGTCGCCAATGGCATCGTCGGTGCGCTCGCCGCGCTGGGGGCCTCAGCGAACAAGCCGCTCGTCGTGCGCCTCGACGGTAACAACGTCGAAGAGGGTCGCAAGATCCTGAACGATGCCGCACACCCGCTCGTCACGCTCGCCGAGACGATGGACGAGGGCGCCGACAAGGCCGCCGCACTCGCCAACGCACGATAG
- the sucD gene encoding succinate--CoA ligase subunit alpha, which translates to MSIFLNKDSKVIVQGITGGEGTKHTARMLAAGTQIVGGVNARKAGTTVSHVDATGASVELPVFASVAEAMAATGADVSVAFVPPAFTKDAAIEAIDAGIGLLVIITEGVPVKDSAELWAHAKATGNTTRIIGPNCPGIITPGEALAGITPATITGKGPIGLVSKSGTLTYQMMYELRDLGFSTAIGIGGDPIIGTTHIDALAAFEADPETKAIVMIGEIGGDAEERAAEFIKHNVTKPVVGYVAGFTAPEGKTMGHAGAIVSGSAGTAQAKKEALEAAGVKVGKTPSETAVLLRQAYAAL; encoded by the coding sequence ATGTCGATCTTCCTGAATAAGGATTCCAAGGTCATCGTCCAGGGCATCACCGGCGGCGAGGGCACCAAGCACACCGCCCGGATGCTCGCTGCGGGCACCCAGATCGTTGGCGGCGTCAATGCGCGCAAGGCGGGCACCACGGTGTCTCACGTCGACGCGACGGGTGCGAGCGTTGAGCTGCCCGTGTTCGCCTCGGTCGCCGAGGCGATGGCCGCCACCGGTGCGGACGTGTCCGTTGCCTTCGTGCCGCCGGCCTTCACCAAAGACGCGGCGATCGAAGCAATCGACGCGGGTATTGGTCTGCTCGTCATCATCACCGAGGGTGTGCCGGTGAAGGACTCTGCTGAGCTGTGGGCTCACGCCAAGGCCACCGGCAACACGACACGCATCATCGGCCCGAACTGCCCCGGCATCATCACTCCCGGTGAAGCACTCGCGGGGATCACCCCCGCCACGATCACGGGGAAGGGCCCCATCGGTCTCGTCTCGAAGTCGGGCACGCTGACCTATCAGATGATGTACGAGCTGCGGGATCTCGGCTTCTCCACCGCAATCGGCATTGGTGGCGACCCCATCATCGGGACCACCCACATCGATGCGCTTGCCGCATTCGAGGCTGATCCCGAGACAAAAGCCATCGTGATGATCGGTGAGATCGGCGGCGATGCTGAGGAGCGCGCGGCGGAGTTCATCAAGCACAACGTGACGAAGCCCGTCGTCGGCTACGTTGCGGGGTTCACCGCGCCCGAGGGCAAGACGATGGGCCACGCTGGCGCGATTGTCTCCGGTTCAGCGGGTACGGCGCAGGCGAAGAAGGAAGCGCTTGAGGCGGCAGGGGTGAAGGTCGGCAAGACGCCGTCTGAGACCGCCGTGCTGCTGCGCCAGGCGTACGCCGCGCTGTAG
- a CDS encoding mAFB alternative: MEAISAVRIGEQISRGHAFDKHVIQRGEFPGVKTPEQFAKLIDDVVKNGEEVSPERGRSAFWKDGVVVILDPKSPEGGTAFRPIDGYNYFEELKGK; the protein is encoded by the coding sequence GTGGAAGCCATCTCAGCGGTCAGGATCGGCGAACAAATCTCTCGAGGTCATGCTTTTGACAAGCATGTAATCCAGCGTGGTGAGTTTCCAGGTGTCAAGACTCCTGAACAATTCGCCAAACTGATTGATGACGTGGTAAAAAACGGAGAAGAAGTCTCGCCTGAGCGCGGTCGTTCTGCGTTTTGGAAAGATGGAGTCGTCGTGATCCTCGACCCTAAGAGCCCAGAGGGAGGAACTGCATTTCGCCCGATAGATGGATACAACTACTTCGAAGAACTCAAAGGTAAGTGA
- a CDS encoding transposase, with protein sequence MTPSTTGSLYEAFDPETARALTERLEIHYTPKHGSWLNIAEIELSALTRQCLGHRLDRLDTLNHELAAWQHATNTDRRQVNWQFTSADARTKLRHLYPEN encoded by the coding sequence TTGACACCCTCCACCACCGGTTCTCTCTATGAAGCATTCGACCCGGAGACCGCTCGTGCGTTGACGGAACGTCTTGAGATTCACTACACCCCGAAACATGGTTCCTGGCTCAATATCGCCGAGATTGAACTTTCCGCCCTCACGAGGCAATGCCTCGGGCATCGCCTTGACCGCCTTGACACCCTCAACCATGAACTCGCGGCTTGGCAGCACGCAACGAACACCGACCGGCGGCAAGTGAACTGGCAATTCACGAGCGCGGACGCCCGCACCAAGCTCCGCCACCTATACCCAGAAAACTAG
- a CDS encoding IS256 family transposase, with product MSYQDEERAERRRTQKEIADQLRASGALDDIFAQMDAGAPLTGDNGLLGGIVKAALERGLETELSDHLGYEKGDPEANIYPNSRNGTSAKTVSTEVGDIELAIPRDRDGSFTPMLVPKGQRRLDGLDGMIISLYAGGMTIREIQHHLYSTLGTDLSHETISKITDQIQDEVLAWQTRPLEPLYPVIYLDAIIVKIRDGGHVRNKAAHIAVGVDMDGIKHVLGIWVQATEGAKFWAAVCAELANRGVRDVLIVACDGLTGFPEAIQATWPEATVQTCVVHLIRAAMRFVNYQDRKAVASALKPIYQAVNEDAALEALEEFSNSTLGKKYPSAVKSFQDAWDRFIPFLAFPPELRRVIYTTNAIESLNYQLRKVTKNRGHFPNDAAAVKLLWLAICNIEDKRARERQKERGKPAKERNAKPRLIEGAVTTNWKTALAQLALAYPDRIEPYL from the coding sequence ATGTCGTATCAAGACGAGGAACGCGCCGAAAGGCGTCGTACACAGAAAGAGATCGCTGACCAGCTGAGGGCCTCTGGCGCGTTGGATGACATCTTCGCGCAGATGGACGCGGGTGCCCCGTTGACCGGCGACAACGGGCTACTCGGCGGGATTGTGAAGGCCGCCCTCGAACGCGGCCTGGAAACGGAGCTGAGTGACCATCTCGGGTATGAGAAAGGAGATCCCGAAGCAAACATTTACCCGAATTCCCGGAATGGGACGTCAGCGAAAACCGTATCGACCGAGGTCGGTGATATTGAGCTTGCGATCCCCAGGGACCGTGACGGGTCATTCACGCCGATGCTCGTCCCGAAAGGCCAGCGCCGCCTCGACGGATTAGACGGCATGATCATCTCGCTCTATGCGGGCGGGATGACGATCCGTGAGATCCAGCATCACCTGTACTCAACGCTGGGCACTGACCTGTCACACGAGACGATCTCGAAGATCACGGACCAGATTCAAGACGAGGTCCTTGCCTGGCAGACGCGCCCCTTGGAGCCGTTGTACCCGGTGATCTATCTCGACGCGATCATCGTGAAGATCCGTGATGGTGGGCACGTCCGAAACAAGGCCGCACATATCGCGGTCGGCGTCGATATGGACGGCATCAAGCACGTCCTCGGGATTTGGGTACAAGCAACCGAGGGGGCAAAGTTTTGGGCAGCCGTGTGTGCAGAGCTCGCGAACCGTGGCGTGCGTGACGTGTTGATCGTCGCGTGTGACGGTTTGACCGGGTTCCCCGAAGCGATCCAGGCGACCTGGCCTGAAGCGACGGTACAGACCTGCGTGGTGCACCTGATCCGTGCCGCAATGCGGTTCGTGAACTACCAAGACCGGAAAGCTGTCGCCTCGGCCCTGAAACCGATCTACCAGGCCGTCAACGAGGATGCCGCGCTTGAAGCGCTCGAAGAGTTCTCGAACTCGACGTTGGGGAAGAAATATCCATCGGCGGTGAAATCGTTTCAAGACGCGTGGGATCGTTTCATTCCGTTCCTCGCGTTCCCGCCGGAACTTCGGCGGGTGATCTACACCACCAACGCGATCGAATCGTTGAACTATCAGCTGCGGAAGGTGACGAAGAACCGTGGTCATTTCCCCAACGATGCTGCGGCGGTGAAGCTATTGTGGCTCGCGATCTGCAACATCGAAGACAAGCGTGCCCGGGAACGCCAGAAAGAACGGGGAAAGCCTGCCAAAGAACGCAACGCGAAGCCTCGCCTGATCGAGGGCGCAGTGACTACGAACTGGAAGACAGCGCTCGCGCAGCTCGCGCTCGCGTACCCCGACCGTATCGAGCCCTACCTCTAA
- a CDS encoding alpha/beta fold hydrolase, which yields MSDIWYPIGQQLVARDLWVDTPLDWNDPGGEQIRVFAREVVDATKRREDLPLLVFLQGGPGGKSPRPLDAEGWIADAVKRFRVILPDQRGTGRSTPLSERDFAELSAEEGARRLALHRADSIVRDFEALRERHFPGQQWWTLGQSYGGFLTLQYLSHFPQSVVASAITGGIPSLDPDPAVVYARTFPRIAAKNRLFRERHPQLTARIDRVADHLAAHEVRLPGGDRLTVRRLQLLGLDLGMKPGFDRVHWIFDEAFADAAETRLSDTFLAEVEAATGFATNPLFIALQEAIYGPGPSAWAAQRERDRHPEFAEEARPLSFTGETVFPWMFAEIKALRGFEAAVQHLAAHEQPIELYDTAVLARNTVPIEAAVYYYDMYVDAQLSLQTAERIPGLHAWVTNEFEHDGLRLGDVAERLFTALERRV from the coding sequence ATGAGTGATATCTGGTACCCGATCGGCCAGCAGCTGGTGGCCCGCGACCTCTGGGTAGATACGCCCCTCGACTGGAATGACCCCGGCGGCGAGCAGATTCGCGTGTTTGCGCGCGAGGTGGTGGACGCGACAAAACGGCGTGAGGATCTCCCGCTGCTCGTGTTCTTGCAGGGTGGCCCGGGCGGAAAATCGCCGCGTCCCCTCGACGCCGAAGGGTGGATCGCGGACGCCGTCAAGCGGTTCCGGGTGATCCTGCCGGATCAGCGGGGGACCGGGCGCTCGACGCCGCTGTCGGAGCGGGACTTTGCTGAGCTGTCCGCCGAAGAGGGGGCCAGGCGGCTTGCGCTGCACCGGGCCGACTCGATCGTGCGCGACTTCGAGGCGCTGCGCGAGCGGCACTTCCCGGGGCAACAGTGGTGGACGCTGGGGCAGAGCTATGGCGGATTCCTGACGCTGCAGTATCTCTCACACTTTCCGCAGTCGGTGGTGGCCTCGGCCATCACGGGCGGGATCCCGAGCCTGGATCCCGATCCCGCCGTCGTGTATGCGCGCACCTTCCCACGCATCGCCGCGAAGAATCGGCTGTTTCGCGAGCGGCATCCGCAGCTCACCGCGCGCATTGATCGCGTCGCGGATCACCTCGCAGCGCACGAGGTGCGCTTGCCGGGCGGGGATCGGCTCACGGTGCGACGTTTGCAGCTTCTCGGCCTCGATTTGGGGATGAAACCCGGCTTTGACCGCGTCCACTGGATCTTTGACGAGGCCTTCGCTGACGCGGCGGAAACGCGGCTGAGTGACACGTTTCTCGCAGAGGTTGAAGCGGCGACCGGCTTTGCGACGAACCCGCTGTTCATCGCGCTGCAGGAGGCGATCTACGGCCCCGGTCCCTCTGCGTGGGCGGCGCAGCGAGAGCGAGATCGACACCCCGAGTTCGCCGAGGAGGCGCGGCCGTTGAGCTTCACCGGCGAGACGGTGTTCCCGTGGATGTTTGCGGAGATCAAGGCTCTCCGCGGTTTCGAAGCCGCCGTGCAGCACCTCGCCGCGCATGAGCAACCCATCGAGCTCTACGACACCGCCGTGCTCGCCCGCAATACGGTGCCCATCGAGGCCGCCGTCTACTACTACGACATGTACGTCGACGCGCAGCTGTCGCTCCAAACCGCTGAGCGGATCCCGGGCCTCCACGCCTGGGTGACCAACGAGTTTGAGCACGACGGCCTCCGCCTCGGAGATGTCGCCGAGCGCCTCTTCACCGCGCTGGAGCGGCGGGTCTAA